In Fibrobacter sp. UWB15, the following proteins share a genomic window:
- a CDS encoding branched-chain amino acid aminotransferase encodes MKVASQNPPDNCIFLSVPNDTFKNAQTAKKVNNMQVDLNTVDWKTLPFGYYDTDYNVRCYYRNGQWGKIELSSSKDISIHMAATCLHYGQEGFEGLKAYTGKDGKVRIFRVDENAKRMQNTANRVLMAVPPVELFREMVHTVVKANKRFVPPYGYGATLYIRPLLIGMSPEVGVKPADEYLLLMFVTPVGPYFKDGFKPVDMMISRNYDRAAPQGTGTVKVGGNYAASLLSLAEAKKLGYSSTIYLDAKEKKYIDECGPANFFGIKGKTYVTPKSESILPSITNKSLQQLAEYLGYTVERRQVPFEELAEFSETAECGTAAVITPIKKIVDPVAGKEFTYGDGKNPGPVCTELFTKYTAIQFGEAPDPFGWTEVVDL; translated from the coding sequence TTGAAAGTTGCGAGCCAAAATCCCCCCGATAATTGTATTTTTCTTTCGGTACCGAACGATACCTTTAAAAATGCACAAACTGCAAAAAAGGTTAATAATATGCAAGTTGATTTGAATACTGTCGATTGGAAGACGCTCCCCTTCGGTTATTATGACACCGATTACAATGTACGCTGCTACTACCGCAATGGTCAGTGGGGCAAGATCGAGCTGTCTTCTTCCAAGGACATTAGCATCCACATGGCCGCTACTTGCTTGCATTACGGCCAGGAAGGTTTTGAAGGCCTCAAGGCTTACACGGGCAAGGACGGCAAGGTCCGTATTTTCCGCGTCGATGAAAACGCCAAGCGCATGCAGAACACGGCTAACCGCGTACTCATGGCTGTGCCGCCTGTTGAATTGTTCCGCGAAATGGTTCACACTGTGGTGAAGGCCAACAAGCGCTTTGTTCCGCCGTATGGCTACGGTGCAACGCTCTATATTCGTCCGCTCCTGATCGGTATGAGCCCAGAAGTGGGTGTGAAGCCTGCCGACGAATACCTGCTGTTGATGTTTGTGACTCCGGTGGGTCCGTACTTCAAGGACGGGTTCAAGCCGGTGGACATGATGATCAGCCGCAACTACGACCGCGCCGCGCCGCAGGGTACGGGTACGGTGAAGGTCGGCGGTAACTACGCTGCCAGCTTGCTTTCCCTCGCTGAAGCCAAGAAGCTCGGTTACTCCAGCACGATTTACCTGGACGCAAAGGAAAAGAAGTACATCGACGAATGCGGTCCGGCAAACTTCTTCGGTATCAAGGGCAAGACCTACGTGACCCCGAAGTCCGAATCCATTCTGCCGTCGATTACGAACAAGAGCTTGCAGCAGCTGGCTGAATACCTCGGCTACACCGTGGAACGCCGCCAGGTCCCGTTCGAAGAACTCGCTGAATTCTCCGAAACTGCCGAATGCGGTACCGCCGCCGTGATTACTCCGATCAAGAAGATTGTGGATCCGGTTGCCGGCAAGGAATTCACCTACGGTGACGGCAAGAATCCGGGTCCGGTCTGCACGGAACTCTTCACGAAGTACACTGCAATCCAGTTTGGCGAAGCTCCCGACCCGTTCGGCTGGACGGAAGTGGTGGATCTGTAA